In Arachis hypogaea cultivar Tifrunner chromosome 17, arahy.Tifrunner.gnm2.J5K5, whole genome shotgun sequence, a single window of DNA contains:
- the LOC112763465 gene encoding uncharacterized protein, with protein MEVLDKSWIKRPRNSLEYAQGVSRFIEFAFAHHSADGIIICPCNACAFKKWLTRDEVYDRLICTQFPIGYTFWFYHVEHSIGETSNVSSSIFLDLQQNSMADEQHPMVEVDPIRNLISEGLGVGGNIRNGTPIIANEVIDGGAQRLDPTESHTTLEAKGFSELLKDGEESLYKGCTRYSKLSFLLKLFHIKSLCGMTDKSMKMILELLSDAIEYARIPSSFYEVKKIISKLSLDCTKIHACPNNCMLYLGEDENRETCNVCNRSRWKTYKKKGPAEALSIIGNKKKKHPAKVLHYFPLKSRLKRLFYSSKTAADMRWHATAENEDNAMRHPRDSEAWKRFDLEHSNFASDPRNVRLALAIDGFNPHGTLSTNHSIWPVILILYNTPPWTCMKSTSFIISMIIPGKKMLGNNIDIYLQPLIKELKELWVEGCDAYDALTQEVFKLHAALLWTISDFPRLGTLSGWNTYTGIACLSCNFDNIPHRLNHNKKYCFMGHRRFLDQRHKFRLNTVQFNGRQETRLPPRTLSGSEILSQVENINVTFGRREEVGRSGKRLRTGGTVEGGGTQQWKKKSIFLSCHIGSLICYVTISI; from the coding sequence ATGGAAGTTCTGGATAAATCGTGGATTAAGAGACCACGAAATTCTCTTGAGTATGCACAAGGTGTGTCAAGATTTATTGAGTTTGCTTTTGCACATCATTCTGCCGATGGAATAATCATATGTCCATGTAATGCATGTGCTTTTAAGAAGTGGCTAACAAGGGACGAGGTGTACGATCGTTTGATTTGTACACAATTTCCAATAGGATATACATTTTGGTTTTATCATGTAGAGCACTCGATAGGAGAAACTAGCAACGTCTCAAGTAGTATTTTTTTAGACTTACAACAAAATTCTATGGCCGACGAGCAACATCCTATGGTCGAGGTTGATCCAATTCGAAACTTGATTAGTGAAGGTCTAGGAGTTGGTGGGAACATCAGAAATGGAACACCCATCATAGCAAATGAAGTCATTGATGGTGGTGCTCAAAGATTGGATCCTACTGAATCTCATACAACTCTTGAAGCAAAAGGGTTTAGCGAGCTGCTTAAGGATGGAGAAGAGTCGTTATATAAAGGGTGTACGAGATACTCGAAGTTATCTTTTCTATTGAAGTTGTTCCATATTAAATCCCTTTGTGGTATGACCGACAAGTCCATGAAGATGATTTTAGAACTATTGAGTGACGCAATCGAATATGCAAGGATTCCAAGTTCTTTTTATGAGGTAAAAAAGATCATTTCTAAACTCAGTTTGGATTGCACGAAGATACATGCTTGCCCAAACAATTGTATGTTGTATTTGGGCGAAGATGAGAACAGGGAGACATGTAACGTCTGTAATAGGTCTAGATGGAAGACATATAAGAAAAAAGGTCCAGCTGAGGCATTGAGTATTATTGGTAACAAAAAGAAGAAGCATCCAGCAAAAGTTCTTCATTACTTTCCTTTAAAATCTCGATTGAAAAGATTGTTCTACTCGTCAAAGACTGCTGCTGATATGCGATGGCATGCTACAGCTGAGAATGAGGATAACGCAATGAGACATCCAAGAGACTCTGAGGCCTGGAAAAGGTTTGATTTGGAGCACTCCAACTTTGCATCCGATCCACGAAATGTGCGTCTTGCATTAGCTATCGATGGCTTCAATCCACATGGAACTTTGAGTACAAATCATAGTATTTGGCCTGTCATTCTCATTCTGTATAATACTCCTCCATGGACGTGTATGAAATCGACATCATTCATAATTTCAATGATAATtcctggcaagaaaatgctagGAAATAACATAGATATTTATTTGCAACCTCTAATAAAAGAGTTGAAGGAGTTATGGGTTGAGGGTTGCGATGCATATGATGCTTTAACACAAGAAGTGTTTAAGTTGCACGCAGCTTTATTGTGGACAATTAGTGACTTTCCTAGGTTAGGGACGCTTTCTGGATGGAATACATACACAGGAATTGCTTGCCTATCTTGCAACTTCGATAACATCCCTCATCGTCTCAATCACAACAAAAAGTATTGTTTTATGGGTCATCGTCGCTTTCTGGATCAGAGACACAAGTTTAGATTAAACACCGTTCAATTTAATGGAAGACAAGAAACAAGGCTTCCACCAAGAACATTATCTGGCAGTGAAATCCTTTCACAAGTTGAGAATATTAATGTCACCTTTGGCCGAAGAGAAGAAGTAGGAAGAAGTGGTAAAAGATTACGCACTGGTGGAACTGTTGAAGGAGGTGGTACTCAACAATGGAAAAAGAAGAGCATTTTTTTGAGTTGCCATATTGGAAGTCTAATTTGCTACGTCACAATCTCGATATGA
- the LOC112763467 gene encoding uncharacterized protein, with translation MEKEGPKESKEINPHAFEKLEENTFSINNEGQVKESKNNLEFTDDDDDEDVGGNNAFDLNIEQEEDISDKIYNSQNEDQYVESRKSESQNFVHYELDYDNKQVDVFPIQKVYNQDQKPKESEAQIIGHDNREEFDNEVDSLKKINEVIDIKSNVHHEEDASSSTRYETQFNVDNGTEYFGTQYIGFYNADEENKSIESTWNAETNNLMIVNDEIEYVGAQQNGFYKSKEQSRSIESTSNENNDVKFENIEIQLIVDGTKYFGAQHNEFHKSKKETESTESTSNENSNDVNLANEKAKVCRTATTVSNNHRNTSSTNVYDVNYSEEQPSMVEKAVALRNFVRQKSMVVVSSMLRHLSRKSEEKVVVASNFDDNVKDSESKKDICDNDAKENNDQKIDLVIKGPLEPLAIKGRVILYTKLGCPESREVRLFLNSKRLRYIEINIDVYTSRKKELEKRSGSNSVPKVFFNEILIGGLSELKALEESGELGDKIDYLISDTPSFQAPLPPFSGEDDPSCSGSIDELALIVCNMKKSIVVKDRFCKMRRFTNCFVGFEAVDFLSQDQYLERKEAVEFGRKLARKLFFRHVLDEHVFEDSNHLYRFLDDDPIVASCQNILRGIITTRPKPIAEIASRLRFLCYAIFEAYASEDGRHVDYRSIHGSEEFARYLRIVEELQRVELWDLSREEKLSFFINLYNMMSIHAILVWGHPDGTLEKRKFFADFRYVIGGNTYTLLAIQNGILRGNQRPPYNLMKTFSAKDKRLKVSLPYPEPLIHFALVFGSRSGPALRCYSVGDIDQELVDAARSFLKSGGLSIDYSAKVAYASKILKWFSVDFGKNEVEVLKHVSNYLDPNESEVLLDLLATCELKIIYQPYDWGLNF, from the exons ATGGAAAAGGAGGGGCCAAAAGAATCGAAGGAAATAAATCCTCATGCATTTGAAAAGTTAGAAGAAAACACATTCTCGATCAATAATGAAGGTCAAGTGAAAGAATCAAAGAATAATCTGGAATTtacagatgatgatgatgatgaagatgttggTGGTAATAATGCTTTTGATTTAAacattgaacaagaagaagatatATCAGACAAGATATATAACTCTCAAAACGAAGACCAATACGTGGAATCAAGGAAATCAGAGAGTCAAAATTTTGTTCATTATGAACTTGATTATGACAACAAACAAGTTGATGTATTTCCCATTCAGAAGGTTTATAATCAAGATCAAAAACCAAAGGAGTCAGAAGCTCAAATTATTGGTCATGATAACCGTGAAGAGTTTGACAATGAAGTAGAttcattaaaaaagataaatgagGTCATAGATATAAAATCCAATGTTCACCATGAGGAAGATGCAAGTAGTTCAACGAGATATGAAACTCAATTCAATGTTGATAATGGAACAGAGTATTTTGGTACCCAATATATTGGATTTTATAATGCAGATGAAGAAAACAAAAGTATAGAATCGACGTGGAATGCGGAAACGAATAACTTGATGATTGTTAACGATGAAATTGAGTATGTTGGTGCTCAACAAAACGGATTCTATAAATCCAAGGAACAAAGCAGAAGTATAGAATCAACATCAAACGAAAACAATGATGTgaagtttgaaaacattgaaattCAACTCATTGTTGATGGAACAAAGTATTTTGGTGCTCAACATAACGAATTCCATAAATCCAAGAAAGAAACTGAAAGTACAGAGTCAACGTCAAACGAGAACAGCAACGATGTGAATCTGGCAAATGAAAAGGCAAAAGTTTGTAGAACAGCGACCACGGTCAGCAACAACCATAGAAACACATCTTCTACTAATGTTTACGATGTAAACTACTCAGAGGAACAACCAAGCATGGTTGAAAAGGCTGTAGCACTTAGAAACTTTGTTAGACAGAAAAGCATGGTAGTAGTGTCCTCTATGTTGCGTCATCTTTCCAGAAAATCCGAGGAAAAAGTAGTAGTAGCTAGTAACTTCGACGATAACGTTAAAGATAGTGAATCTAAGAAGGACATTTGTGACAATGATGCAAAAGAAAACAATGATCAAAAAATTGATTTAGTAATCAAAGGTCCACTAGAACCATTAGCcataaaaggaagggtaatattgTACACAAAGCTAGGATGCCCTGAAAGCAGAGAGGTTAGACTATTTTTGAACAGTAAAAGGCTTAGATATATTGAAATTAACATTGATGTGTATACTAGTAGAAAGAAGGAATTGGAGAAACGTAGTGGATCTAACTCTGTTCCTAAGGTATTTTTCAATGAAATTCTTATAGGAGGATTAAGTGAATTAAAGGCTTTAGAAGAGTCTGGAGAGCTTGGTGATAAGATTGACTATCTTATTAGTGACACACCTTCCTTTCAAGCACCGTTACCACCGTTTTCTGGAGAGGATGATCCATCTTGCAGTGGGTCGATTGATGAATTGGCTCTGATTGTTTGCAATATGAAAAAATCTATTGTTGTGAAGGATCGGTTTTGCAAAATGAGGAGATTCACTAACTGTTTTGTTGGTTTCGAAGCTGTGGACTTCTTATCACAAGATCAATATTTGGAAAGGAAAGAG GCTGTAGAGTTTGGTCGAAAGCTCGCTAGAAAACTATTTTTTCGCCATGTTCTTGA TGAGCATGTATTTGAGGATAGTAACCACTTATACCGATTTCTAGATGATGATCCAATCGTGGCATCATGCCAAAACATTCTGAGAGGAATAATTACTACGAGGCCTAAGCCTATTGCAGAAATTGCATCCAGATTAAGGTTTCTTTGTTATGCAATCTTTGAAGCTTATGCATCTGAAGATGGACGCCATGTTGATTATAGAAGCATACATGGTAGTGAGGAATTTGCAAG GTATCTAAGAATAGTAGAAGAGCTTCAAAGAGTTGAATTATGGGATTTGTCCAGAGAAGAAAAGCTTTCTTTTTTCATTAATCTTTACAATATGATGTCCATCCATGCAATTTTAGTATGGGGTCACCCAGATGGAACActagagaaaagaaaattttttgcaGATTTTAGATATGTTATTGGTGGAAATACCTACACACTTTTAGCTATTCAGAATGGTATTTTGAGGGGAAATCAACGACCGCCATATAATCTTATGAAGACATTTAGTGCAAAAGATAAACGATTGAAG GTATCCCTTCCTTACCCTGAGCCTCTCATACATTTCGCTTTAGTATTTGGTAGTCGGTCAGGGCCTGCTCTTCGGTGTTATTCTGTTGGAGACATTGACCAAGAATTAGTGGACGCTGCCCGTAGTTTCTTGAAAAGTGGGGGTCTGTCGATTGATTATTCCGCCAAAGTTGCATATGCCAGCAAGATCCTTAAATG GTTTAGTGTAGATTTTGGCAAGAATGAGGTGGAGGTATTGAAGCATGTGTCGAACTACCTAGACCCAAATGAATCAGAAGTATTGTTGGATTTGCTTGCCACATGTGAGTTGAAAATAATATATCAACCTTATGACTGGGGCTTGAACTTCTAA